The DNA sequence TCGACACGCTGCCGGTGAGCAGGTGCCCTTCGAGGCCGTCCGGGATGTCGCGCATCCGGGCGTGGTAGTCCTGGTAGTTCGCGCCGACGAAGACACCCGCGGACTCGCCGCGCAGCGTGGCCGGGTCGATCCCGGCGTGCTCGATCGCCTCCCACGAGATCTCCAGCAGCAGCCGCTGCTGCGGGTCCATCGCCAGCGCCTCACGCGGCGAGATGCCGAAGAAGCCGGCGTCGAAGTCGGCGACGTCGTGCAGGAAGCCGCCGTGGCGGACGGTCGAGGTGCCCTGCTCGTCGGCGTCGCCGCCGAACAGCTTCGCCAGGTCCCAGCCGCGGTCGGTGGGGAACCCGGAGATGGCGTCGCGGCCTTCGGCGACGAGGGTCCACAGGTCGTCGGCGGACCGCACGCCGCCCGGGTACCGGCAGCCCATGCCGATGATCGCGATCGGGTCGTCGGCGTTCGCGACCCGGGTCGACGCGACCGCTTCGGTGCGCGTGCCGAGCACCTGGTCCCGCAGGTGCGCGGCGAGCCGCTGCGGTGTCGGGTGGTCGAAGACCAGCGTCGCGGGCAGCCGCAGGCCGGTCGCGGCGGCGATCCGGTTGCGGACGTCCAGCGCGGTCAGCGAGTCGAAGCCGAGGTCGGTGAACGGCCGGTCCGGCTCGACGGCGGCGCCGTTCGCGTGCCCGAGCACCGCGGCGGCCTGGGCGCGGACCAGTTCGAGGAGCTGCCGGTCGGCTTCGTCGCCGGACAGCCCGGCGAGCTGCGCCGCCAGCGCCGGCGCCTCCGCGGCGGGCGCCTTCGCGGTTTCCTTCAGCCGCTTGACCTGCGGCAGGTCGTCGAACAGCGGCCGGGCCCGCCCGGCGGTGAACACCGGCAGGAACCGCGCCCAGTCGACGTCGGCGAGCACCGCGAAGGTCTCGTCGTGGCCGAGGGTTTCGTGCAGCGCGGCGACGGCCGTGGCCGGGTCCATCAGCGGCAGGCCGCGCCGGGCGAGCTGCCCGGTGTCGACGCCTTCGGACATCCCGCCCCGGCCCTCGATCTCGGTCGGGGCCCAGACGCCCCAGGCGATCGACGTCGCGGTCGCGCCCCGGGCCCGGCGCCGCTCGGCGAGGGTGTCGAGGAAGTTGTTGGCCGCCGAGTAGCCGGCGTGGTCGCCGCTGCCCCAGACGCCGGCGATCGAGGAGAACAGGACGAACGCGTCGAGGTCGTCGCCGAGCAGCTCGTCCAGGTGACGGGCGCCGGCGACCTTCGCCCGGACGACCTCGGCGAACCCGGGCAGGGTCGTCTCGGTCACCGGCAGGAGCTCGACCGTGCCCGCGGCGTGGAAGACCGCGCGGACCGGTTCGCCGAGGTCCGCCAGCAGCGCGGTGAGGGCGGCGCGGTCGGCGACGTCGCAGCGGGCGAGCGTGACGCGGGTGCCGAGCGCTTCCAGCTCGGCGGCCAGTTCGGTGGCGCCGGGCGCGTCCGGGCCGCGGCGGCCGGTCAGCACCAGGTGCGACGCGCCTTCCCCGGCGAGCCAGCGGGCGACGTGCGTGCCGAGCGCCCCGGTGCCGCCGGTGACGAGGATCGTGCCTTCGGGCCGCCACCGCGCCGGCCGGGCCTGCTCGCCCTTGCCCGCGGGGTGCAGCCGCCGGACCCGGACGCCGCCGGGCCGCACGGCGAGCTGGTCTTCGGCACCGCGCGCGGCGAGGATCCGGCCCAGCTGGTCCAGTTCGGCGGCGGACGGACCGGCGGTGAGGTCGACGAGACCGCCCCAGCGGTCGGCGTGCTCCAGCGCGAGCACGCGCCCGAGGCCCCAGAGCAGCGACTGCTCGATGCCCGGCAGCTCGTCGGCGGGGCCGGTGCGGACCGCGCCGCGGGTCAGCACCCACAGCGGCGCGCCGATCCCGGCGTCACCGAGGGCCTGGGCGAGGACGAGCGTGAGGATCAACCCGGCCGGGCTCTCGGGGAACTCCGGGTGCGGCCGTTCGTCACTCGCGAGCAGCGAGACGACGCCGTCGTACGGCCCGGCGAAGCGCTCGGCCAGCGCGGCCCGGTCGGTGTCGGTGAGCACGAGGGTCTCGACGTCGGCGGTGCGGGCCAGCGCGTCGACGACGTCCTGGCCGGAGCCGTCTTCGCCGCGCACGACCAGCCAGCGCCCGGACGGCGCGGCGGCGGGCAGGTCGGCGGGCTTCCAGGTGATCCCGTACCGCCAGGAGTCCACGGTGGATTCCGTGGTGCGGCGCCGCCGCCACTTCGCCAGGGCCGGGAGGACCTCGTCGAGCGGGGTGTCGACGGAGACGCCGAGGGTGCCCGCGAGGTCCGCCGGGTCGTCGCGGTCGACGACGTCCCAGAACCGTGCGTCGGCGGGCGCGACCCGGCCGCCGTGGCCGTCCTCGGTGTGCAGCCAGAAGCTTTCGCGCTGGAACGCGTAGGTGGGCAGGGCGACGCGGCCCGCGCCGGGGAACGCCGGGGTCCAGTCGACCTCGACGCCGGCGCAGTGCGCTTCGCCGAGCGCCAGCTGGAACCGGGCGAGCCCGCCGTCGCCGCGGCGCAGGGTGCCCAGCGCGGTCGCGGTCTCGCCGATGGCCATCGTCAGGACCGGGTGCGGCGACGCCTCGACGAACGTGCCGAAGCCGCGCTCGGTCAGCGCGCGGACGGCGTCGTCGAGCAGCACGGTGCCGCGGAGGTTGGTGTACCAGTACGTCGCGTCCAGCTCGGCGCCGTCGGCCCAGTCGCCGGTGACGGTGGAGAAGAAGCCGGTTCCGGCGGTCCGCGGCGCGATCGGGGCGAGCACGCTCAGGAGCTCGTCGCGGATCTCTTCGACCTGCGCGGAGTGCGACGCGTAGTCCACCGGGATCCGCTTGGCGCGGACGCCGCCGGCCTCGCAGGCCGCGATCAGCGCGTCCAGAGCCCGGGGTTCGCCCGAGACCACCACCGCGGCCGGGCCGTTCACCGCCGCGATCGAAAGTCCCTCGGTCAGGAGCGCCTCGACGGTCTCCCGCGAGGCGGCCACCGAAACCATGCCCCCGCGCCCGGCCAGCGCCAGGATCGCCTTGCTGCGCAACGCGACCACGCGAGCACCGTCCTCGAGGGACAGCGCACCCGACACCACGGCGGCCGCGATCTCACCCTGCGAGTGACCCACGACCGCGTCCGGGACGACGCCGTGCGAACGCCACAGCTCGGCCAGCGACACCATCACGGCCCACAACGCGGGCTGCACGACGTCGACCCGCGCCAACGCGTCGGCGTCCGCGAGAACATCACGCAGCGACCAGTCCACGAAGGACTCCAGAGCCGCCGCGCATTCGTCGAGCCGGGCCGCGAACACCGGCGCCGACTCCGCCAGGTCCAGCGCCATCCCGGCCCACTGCGAGCCCTGCCCCGGGAACACCAGAGCGACCTTGCCGGGCTTCGCGGCCACGCCGGTCACCACGGAGTCGTCCGGTGCGCCGGCGGCGACCGCGGCGAGCCCGCGGAGGAGTTCGCCCCGGTCGTGCCCGACCACGACGGCCCGGTGCTCGAACCGGGCCCGGGTGAGGGCCAGGGAGCACCCGACCTCGGCCGGCCCGAGGCCGTCCACCGCCGGCATCAGCGCCGCGGCCTGCGCCCGGAGCGCTTCCGCGGTCCGACCGGAGACGACCCACGGCACGACCGCCCCGGCCCCCATGCGCCCCAATGTGGCGTTCGGTGCGTCCAGCGCACCCAACGCCACATTGGGGCGCTCTGGGGCGGCTTCGAGGATCGCGTGCGCGTTGGTCCCGCTGATGCCGAACGACGACACCGCCGCGCGACGCGGGTGGTCGCGCTCGGGCCATTCGACGTCTTCGGCCAGCAGCCGCAGCGTGCCGTCGGACCAGTCCACTTCGGACGTCGGGCGCTCGGCGTGCCGCGACTTCGGCAACGTCGAGTGCTGCAGCGCCAGCACGGCCTTCATGACGCCGGCGACGCCCGCCGCGGCCTGCGTGTGCCCGATGTTCGACTTCACCGAACCCAGCCAGAGCGGCTGCTCCGGCGACCGGCCGCGCCCGTAGGTCTCCAGCAGCGCCTGCGCTTCGATCGGGTCGCCCAGCGGTGTCCCGGTGCCGTGGGCCTCCATCAGGTCGACCTGGCTCGCCGCCACCCGGGCGTTGGCGAGCGCGTCGAGGATGACCCGTTCCTGCGACGGCCCGTTCGGCGCGCTCAGCCCGTTCGACGCGCCGTCGGAGTTGACCGCCGAGCCGCGCACGACCGCGAGCACCGGGTGCCCGTTGCGCTGCGCGTCGGAAAGCCGTTCCAGCACCAGCATCCCGGCGCCCTCGGCGGCGCCGAACCCGTCGGCGTCGGCGGAGAACGGCTTGCACCGGCCGTCCGGGGAGAGGGCCCGCTGCCGGCTGAGCTCGATGAGGATGCCCGGCGTCGCCATCACGGTCACGCCGCCGGCCAGCGCCAGCGAACACTCGTCGCGGCGCAGCGCCTGCACCGCCCAGTGCAGCGCGACCAGCGACGACGAGCACGCGGTGTCGACGGTGACCGCGGGGCCCTCCAGCCCGAGGACGTAGGCGATCCGGCCGGAGGCGACGCTGGTGATCGTGCCGGTGAGCAGGTGCCCCTCGACCGACTCGGGCACCTTGTGCGAGCTCGGCACGTAGTTCTGCTGCATGGCGCCGACGAACACGCCGGTGCGGCTCGACTTCAGCGTCCGCGGGTCGATGCCGCCGCGCTCGAGGGCTTCCCACGACGTCTCCAGCAGCAGCCGCTGCTGCGGGTCCATCGCCAGCGCCTCACGCGGGGAGATGCCGAAGAAGCCCGCGTCGAACCGGTCGGCGTCGTGCAGGAACGCACCGCCGCGCATGGAGAACGTACCCGGCCGCGACGGGTCCGGGTCGTACAGCGACGCGAGGTCCCAGTCCCGGCCGTCGGGCAGCTCGCCGACGACGTCCTCGCCGTCGGTCACCAGCCGCCACAACGCTTCCGGCGTCTCGATCCCGCCCGGGAAGCGGCAGCCCATGCCGACGATCGCGATCGGCTCGGTTTCCCGCGCCTCGAAGTCCCGCAACCGCTGCTTGGCCTGGCGCAGGTCCGCGGTGGCCAGCTTCAGGTAGTCGCGAAGCTTGTCCTCGTTCGACATGTGCCGTCAACTCCGTGCCTTGTCCGCGCCGCCGGGGTGGCGGCGCCGGCCCGACCCCGTCTCAGGACAGGTCGAGCTCTCGATCGAGCAGTGCGAAGATTTCGTCGTCCGACGCGGCGTCGAGCGGCGCGTCCCCGGCTTCGGGGCCGCCCGCGTCGTCCGCGCCGTCGAGCCGGAACAGCAGGTCGCGCAGCCGGACCTTGACCCGGCCGTGCAGCGGCGGCCCGCCCGCGTCGGCGAACAGCGCCTGCTCCAGCCGGTCGAGGCCGGCGAGGACGTCGGAGTCCTCGGTGGACGGTCGAAGCGCGTCGAGCAGGTGCCCCGCCAGCGCGTCCGGAGTCGGGTAGTCGAAGACCAGCGTGGTGCGCAGTTTCAGCCCAGTCGCCTCGGCGAGCCGGTTGCGCAGCGCCACCGCCGTGAGCGACTCGAAGCCGAGCTCGCTGAACGCGCTGTCGCCGCCGATCCCGGCGGCCGTCTCCCGGCCGAGCACCTCGGCGGTGTGCTCGCGGACCAGGTCCAGCACCAGTTCGGCGCGGGCGGGCTCGGGCAGCGAGGCCAGCCGCGCGGCGAACCCGCCCTCGGGAGCGCTGCGCGTGACCGGTTCGGTGTGCGGGGCGCGGACGTACTCCCCCGGCAGCGCGCCGAGGACGACGTTTTCGGCCGAGAAGACCGGCCGCCCCACGGTGTCGGTGGCCGCCACGGACACCGACTCCGGGCCGGTGGCCCGCAGCCGGACCCGCAACGCCGGCGCCCCGGCCGTGTGCAGGGCCAGCCCGCTCCACGACGACGCGAGCCAGCCTTCGGACTCCGCCGCGGCGGGGAACAACGCGACCGCCTGGAGCGCGGAATCGAGCAGCGCGGGGTGGATGCCGTAGCCAGCGCCGCCCCCGGCCTGCACCGGCAGCGCGACTTCGGCGAACAGCTCGCCGTCGAGCGACCAGGCGCCGGTGAGCCCGCCGAACTCCGGGCCGAGCTCGATGCCGTGCGCCCGCAGGCGGTCCCGCGCGGTCTGGGTGTCCTCGGCGGCGGCACCCGGCGGCGGCCATTCGACGGGCGGCTCGGCGCCGGCCGCCGCGCCCGCGGTCTCGGCCATGATCCCGGTCGCGTGCCGCGTCCACGGGCCGCCCTGGGCGGCGCCGACCGAGTCGGGCCGGGCGAACACGCCGATCCGGCGCGCCCCGGCGTCGTCGACCGGGCCGATCCGCACCTGCAGGCACAGCGCCTCTTCGGCGAAGACGACCGGCAGGTGCTGGGTGAGCTCTTCGATCCGGGCGCAGCCCAGTTCGGACGCCGCGTGCAGGATCAGCTCGACCAGCACCGCCGACGGCAGCACGGTCCGGCCGAACACGGTGTGCCCGGCCAGCCACGGCTGCTGCGCGGCGGACAGCCGGCCGGTGAACAGCCAGCCGCCGTCCTCGGCGAGTTCGACCGCCGCGCCGAGCAGCGGGTGCCCGGCGGCCAGCAGGCCGGCGGCGGCGACCGTGGCGTCCGAACCGGACTCCGGCAGCGTCACCGGCTCGGCACCGCCGGGGAAGGCCGCGGTCCAGTCGACGCCCACCCCGGACACGTAGGCCGCGGCCAGCGAGCCGAGGAACGAGCGCGGGCCGTCCTCACGACGGCGGATCGAGCCGAGCACCACCGCGCGGCCGTCGAGCGTGTCGATCGTGTCCTGCACCGCGACCGTGAGCACCGGGTGCGGGCTGATTTCGGCGAAGACGCCGAGCCCCTGCGCGACGAGCCCGCGGGTGGCCTCGTCGAAGCGGACCGGGTTGCGCAGGTTCCGGAACCAGTAGCGGGCGTCGAGCACCGAGGTGTCGAGCGGGCCTTCGGTGACCGTCGAGTGGAACGGGACGGCGGTGGACGACGGCGCGAGCGGGGCGAGGTCGGCCAGCAGCCGGTCGCGGATGCCGTCGATGTGCCGCGAGTGCGCGGCCAGCCCGACCGGGATGCGCCGGGCCCGCACGCCTTCGGCGGTCAGGTCGGCCAGGAGTCCTTCCACCGCACCGGAATCGCCGGAGACGACGACCCACGACGGCGCGTTCACGGCACCGATGTCGAGCCCGTCCCGGCCCGCCAGCCGCGACCGGACGTCGGCGACCGGCAGGGGGACGGAGATCATGTCGCCGCGGCCGGACAGCGTGGCCTGCGCCTGGCTCCACCGCGCGGCCACCCGCATGCCGTCCTGGTGGGACAGCGCGCCGGTCGCGCAGGCCGCGGCGACCTCGCCGAGGCTGTGCCCGACGACGGCGGCGGGTTCCACGCCGTGCGAACGCCAGAGGGCGGCCAGCGCCACCATCACCGCGAACAGCACCGGCTGCACGACGTCGGCCCCGTCGTCCAGCGTGGGCGCGCCGGGGCGGCCGTGCAGGACGTCCACAATGGACCAGTCGGCGAAGGCGGCGAGCGCGGCGTCGCAGCGCGCGATCTCCCCGGCGAACACCGGCGACCACTCCAGCAGGTCCAGGGCCATGCCCGGCCACTGCGAACCCTGGCCGGGGAACACGAACACGACCCGCTCGGCCCGCCGGGCGCTGCCGCGCACGACGTCCGGCGGGTTCTGGCCGGCCGCGAGGGCCTCCAGACCGCGCAGGCCGCCGTCGCGGCCGCCGGAGAGCAGCACGGCCCGGTGCGCCCGGCCGGTGTCCTCGGCGGCGACCGAGCGCGCGAACGACTCGAACGGCGTGTCGGGGTGCTCGGCGAGGTACCGGGCGAGGCGGTGGGCCTTCGACCGCAGGCCCGCCTTGCTGTCGGCGGAGACGATCAGGGGCACGACGTCGTGACCACTGCCGGTGTGCTCGTGCTCGGTCGTCAGGGTCGGGGTGGCCACTGCTTACCTCCGGGGTCGGGCGTCCGGCTCAAGGAAGACGCACGGAGAACGGGTTCCGGAACACGTCGCCCGGGTCCCAGCGCGCCTTGACCCGCTGCAGCCGCGGGTAGTTGTGCTGGTGGTAGAGCTCGTGCCAGGCCAGCCCGGAGCGGTTCCACCGCTCGTCCTGCACGTCGAAGTCCGGGTTGTTCACGTACGAGCCGTTGGTGCGCTCGTCGGGCACCGGCACGCCGCCGGTCCCGGCGTAGACGTCCGCGTAGAACTCGCGCAGCCAGGCCAGGTGCGCCTCGGGCTGCTCGGAGGCGTCCCAGTGCGTGGAGTAGACGAGCTTGAGGATCGAGTCGCGCTGCGCGATCGCGGTGTCGGCCGGCGACAGGGCGTTCATCTGCCCGCCGCAGCCGACGAACATCACGCCCGCGCGGTGGTTGCCGTAGTCCTCGCGCAGCAGGTGCCGGTAGATCTTGCCGGCCTGCTCGTCGGTGCAGCGCTTGCGCAGGTCGGCCGCCTTGATCTTGAAGCTCAGCGTGTGGTCGCCGCTGTCGGCGATCCCGCCCCACGACGTCGAGTGCAGCCACGGCAGCTCCTGGCGGCTGCTCAGCGCCGGGGCGACGCCGAGGTCCCGGCGGATCGCGGCCACGTAGTCGTCGAGCAGGCCGGCCGCGTTCGGGAGGGCGCTGTCGATCTGGGTCGACATGGCGACGAACTGCGAAGCCCGCGTCCCGCACCAGAGGCCGCTGTAGAGGTCGTCGTAGGGCGAACCGGGCGCGCTGTTGCGCTCGTACCAGTCGCCGTGGTTGCGCAGCAGGCGGGTGAACGCGGCTTCGTCGAGCATGTCCCACACCCAGACGTCCTGCTGCACCAGCAGCCGCGCGGGCGGGGTGGGCAGCAGCGCGGACGGGGCGCCGGTCACGCCGGGGATCCGCAGCCAGTAGCGCGTCACCACGCCGAAGTTGCCGCCACCGCCGCCGGTGTGGGCCCACCAGAGGTCGTGGTTCTCGTCGTCGGGGTCGCGGGTCGCGACCACCGCGCGGGCCGTGCCGCCGGCGTCGACCACGACGACCTCGACCGCGTACAGGTGGTCGGAGACGTAACCGAACTTCCGCGACAGCGGGCCGTACCCGCCACCCGCGATGTGCCCGCCGAGGCCGACGCTCGGGCAGGAGCCGGCCGGGATCGTGACGCCCCAGCGC is a window from the Amycolatopsis sp. cg9 genome containing:
- a CDS encoding acyltransferase domain-containing protein, translated to MATPTLTTEHEHTGSGHDVVPLIVSADSKAGLRSKAHRLARYLAEHPDTPFESFARSVAAEDTGRAHRAVLLSGGRDGGLRGLEALAAGQNPPDVVRGSARRAERVVFVFPGQGSQWPGMALDLLEWSPVFAGEIARCDAALAAFADWSIVDVLHGRPGAPTLDDGADVVQPVLFAVMVALAALWRSHGVEPAAVVGHSLGEVAAACATGALSHQDGMRVAARWSQAQATLSGRGDMISVPLPVADVRSRLAGRDGLDIGAVNAPSWVVVSGDSGAVEGLLADLTAEGVRARRIPVGLAAHSRHIDGIRDRLLADLAPLAPSSTAVPFHSTVTEGPLDTSVLDARYWFRNLRNPVRFDEATRGLVAQGLGVFAEISPHPVLTVAVQDTIDTLDGRAVVLGSIRRREDGPRSFLGSLAAAYVSGVGVDWTAAFPGGAEPVTLPESGSDATVAAAGLLAAGHPLLGAAVELAEDGGWLFTGRLSAAQQPWLAGHTVFGRTVLPSAVLVELILHAASELGCARIEELTQHLPVVFAEEALCLQVRIGPVDDAGARRIGVFARPDSVGAAQGGPWTRHATGIMAETAGAAAGAEPPVEWPPPGAAAEDTQTARDRLRAHGIELGPEFGGLTGAWSLDGELFAEVALPVQAGGGAGYGIHPALLDSALQAVALFPAAAESEGWLASSWSGLALHTAGAPALRVRLRATGPESVSVAATDTVGRPVFSAENVVLGALPGEYVRAPHTEPVTRSAPEGGFAARLASLPEPARAELVLDLVREHTAEVLGRETAAGIGGDSAFSELGFESLTAVALRNRLAEATGLKLRTTLVFDYPTPDALAGHLLDALRPSTEDSDVLAGLDRLEQALFADAGGPPLHGRVKVRLRDLLFRLDGADDAGGPEAGDAPLDAASDDEIFALLDRELDLS
- a CDS encoding FAD-binding oxidoreductase, whose protein sequence is MGAVTVLPDDARYADLVRGVNQRWVGKPDYVCVATSTEEVVAAVGTAVREGRRIAVRSGGHCVEEMVGAPDVQVVIDLSELNRIDFDPERDAFVVEPGATVGQAYRTLYKRWGVTIPAGSCPSVGLGGHIAGGGYGPLSRKFGYVSDHLYAVEVVVVDAGGTARAVVATRDPDDENHDLWWAHTGGGGGNFGVVTRYWLRIPGVTGAPSALLPTPPARLLVQQDVWVWDMLDEAAFTRLLRNHGDWYERNSAPGSPYDDLYSGLWCGTRASQFVAMSTQIDSALPNAAGLLDDYVAAIRRDLGVAPALSSRQELPWLHSTSWGGIADSGDHTLSFKIKAADLRKRCTDEQAGKIYRHLLREDYGNHRAGVMFVGCGGQMNALSPADTAIAQRDSILKLVYSTHWDASEQPEAHLAWLREFYADVYAGTGGVPVPDERTNGSYVNNPDFDVQDERWNRSGLAWHELYHQHNYPRLQRVKARWDPGDVFRNPFSVRLP